A portion of the Acidisarcina polymorpha genome contains these proteins:
- the glgP gene encoding alpha-glucan family phosphorylase produces the protein MSFPIQTHELASLDICDETSQVAYFSMEIAILPSMPTYSGGLGVLAGDTLRSAADRGLRLAAVTLVHRKGYFRQVLGEDGVQTAVEQPWSPQDSLFEESARVSVVIEGRPVVVRAWRFDMEGVTGKVIPIYMLDTDLPENEESDRRLTDYLYGGDSDYRLRQEAVLGIGGALMLYALGYEPAVFHMNEGHAALLTVALMKRQVPAGQLSAISDADVNAIREHCVFTTHTPVPAGHDRFSMEQAKRILGEDCAGTLERLGCCHENLLNMTYIALRFSRFVNGVAMQHGIVSRVMFPEYKIDAITNGVHAATWTASSFQAVFDHALPRWRTDNLALRYAIDIPEDDIAAAHDVSKRILLSEVEKRTGVLLDANVFTIGFARRVATYKRADLLFSQPERIVELADKFGGLQILYAGKAHPADDPGKALIRRVVELAKGLESGKLHIFYLENYEWTLGSMMTAGVDLWLNNPKRPYEASGTSGMKAALNGVPSLSVLDGWWIEGCIDGVTGWAIPDFEEEAQESASIYDQLEKTILPMYYQQPKVWHGIMRSTIALNGSFFNTQRMLGQYVLNAYFPQKRMDFSAAALEHALAR, from the coding sequence ATGAGTTTTCCTATTCAAACCCATGAGTTAGCTTCGTTGGACATTTGCGATGAGACCAGCCAGGTCGCCTACTTCTCGATGGAAATCGCGATATTGCCTTCGATGCCGACCTACAGCGGTGGCTTGGGTGTGCTGGCAGGCGACACGCTCCGCTCGGCGGCGGATCGCGGCCTTCGCTTAGCTGCGGTGACCCTGGTCCACCGTAAGGGGTATTTTCGTCAGGTGCTGGGCGAAGACGGTGTGCAGACGGCGGTGGAACAGCCATGGTCTCCTCAAGATTCGCTGTTTGAGGAGAGCGCTCGGGTTTCGGTGGTCATTGAGGGTCGCCCGGTGGTGGTTCGTGCGTGGCGTTTCGATATGGAAGGCGTCACCGGGAAAGTCATTCCGATTTACATGCTGGATACCGACCTACCCGAAAACGAAGAGTCGGACCGGCGACTCACTGACTACCTTTATGGGGGAGACAGCGACTACCGGCTGCGGCAGGAGGCGGTGCTGGGAATTGGCGGTGCGCTGATGCTCTACGCCTTGGGATATGAGCCGGCGGTCTTCCACATGAATGAAGGACACGCCGCCCTGCTGACGGTGGCGTTGATGAAAAGGCAGGTTCCGGCAGGGCAGCTTTCTGCCATCTCCGATGCAGACGTGAACGCAATCCGGGAGCACTGTGTTTTTACCACCCACACACCGGTGCCGGCGGGACACGATCGATTTTCGATGGAACAGGCAAAGCGGATTCTCGGGGAGGATTGTGCGGGGACCTTGGAACGCCTTGGTTGCTGCCATGAGAATCTGCTGAATATGACCTACATCGCGCTGCGTTTTTCGCGATTCGTCAACGGCGTCGCCATGCAGCATGGGATTGTTTCCCGGGTGATGTTCCCTGAGTACAAGATCGATGCAATCACAAATGGGGTGCACGCCGCGACGTGGACGGCATCCTCGTTTCAGGCGGTCTTCGATCATGCATTGCCGCGATGGCGCACCGACAACCTTGCGCTACGCTACGCAATCGATATTCCTGAAGACGATATTGCGGCAGCGCACGATGTCTCGAAACGGATCCTGCTCAGTGAAGTCGAGAAAAGGACCGGGGTCCTGCTCGATGCCAATGTCTTCACAATCGGGTTCGCGCGGCGGGTGGCGACCTACAAACGGGCCGACTTGCTGTTCTCCCAGCCGGAGCGGATCGTCGAACTCGCCGACAAGTTCGGGGGATTGCAAATTCTTTATGCGGGAAAGGCGCATCCGGCAGATGATCCTGGTAAAGCACTGATTCGACGAGTGGTGGAACTGGCCAAGGGATTAGAATCGGGGAAACTCCACATCTTTTATCTGGAGAACTACGAATGGACTCTCGGCAGCATGATGACGGCGGGCGTCGACCTGTGGCTGAATAATCCCAAGCGCCCCTATGAGGCATCGGGCACCAGCGGCATGAAGGCGGCGCTGAACGGCGTGCCCAGCTTGAGCGTACTGGATGGATGGTGGATCGAGGGCTGCATTGACGGCGTGACCGGCTGGGCGATTCCCGATTTCGAAGAGGAAGCGCAGGAGAGCGCGTCGATCTACGATCAATTGGAGAAGACGATTCTTCCCATGTATTATCAGCAGCCTAAGGTCTGGCATGGGATCATGCGCTCCACCATTGCCTTAAACGGATCGTTTTTCAATACTCAAAGAATGCTAGGGCAGTATGTCCTCAATGCATATTTTCCGCAAAAGAGGATGGATTTCTCAGCTGCCGCTCTCGAACATGCGCTCGCTCGCTGA
- a CDS encoding acyltransferase family protein, which produces MPTLTKERDLERGEVDARAVPEYSVHLDAVRGAAALLVFLVHARMFFLQSLLNHHRAVSASTLGPVASSSVHLSRTVRSDYAHQAVMVFFVLSGYLVGGSVLRSIHRNDWSWKRYLVHRTVRLWMVLVPALILGLVFDLAGSHHFAGEGTIYSGPPGQDLIPPGLSNRLSPGTLLGNLFFLQTIRVTPLGTNQPLWSLANEFWYYLACPCLMLSLLAPWSWWKRMLAIAGMGAILLFAGQEIAWYFSIWLLGALAAWLPLKIPARQQRAFVFAALTIFLAGNLLVSYDHPNHFPVDFFLGILFSILIYGLAHLRLPARNGIYRRSARFMSKISYSLYLTHGPVFCLMSAILVGSWRLLPMGGHAVAVLAEALTVAFLIACTVHFLFESRTDRVRSYLEARLR; this is translated from the coding sequence ATGCCCACGCTGACCAAGGAACGTGACCTCGAAAGAGGCGAAGTTGACGCTCGCGCTGTTCCTGAATATTCCGTCCACCTTGATGCGGTTCGAGGCGCAGCAGCCTTGTTGGTCTTCCTCGTGCACGCGCGGATGTTCTTTTTACAGTCCCTGTTGAATCATCATCGAGCCGTCAGCGCGTCCACTCTCGGCCCGGTTGCGTCCTCCTCTGTCCATCTCTCCCGTACCGTACGCAGCGACTACGCACACCAGGCGGTGATGGTCTTCTTTGTTTTGAGCGGCTACCTGGTAGGGGGAAGCGTACTCCGATCCATCCACCGGAACGATTGGTCCTGGAAGCGCTATCTGGTCCACCGGACGGTGCGGCTTTGGATGGTGCTCGTTCCGGCGCTGATTCTCGGGCTGGTCTTCGATCTGGCGGGGAGCCATCACTTTGCTGGAGAAGGGACAATTTACAGCGGCCCCCCGGGGCAAGATCTGATCCCTCCCGGCTTGAGCAACCGTCTCAGTCCGGGGACTCTTCTCGGCAACCTGTTTTTCCTGCAAACCATCCGGGTCACTCCGCTAGGCACAAATCAACCGCTTTGGAGCTTGGCAAACGAGTTTTGGTATTACCTGGCTTGTCCATGTCTAATGCTTAGTCTTCTTGCTCCCTGGAGTTGGTGGAAGAGGATGCTGGCGATAGCGGGCATGGGCGCGATTCTCTTGTTCGCCGGTCAAGAGATTGCCTGGTATTTCAGTATTTGGCTTTTAGGCGCGTTGGCGGCGTGGCTTCCTTTGAAGATCCCGGCGAGGCAGCAAAGGGCGTTCGTCTTCGCAGCGCTGACCATTTTCCTGGCTGGGAATCTTTTAGTAAGCTACGACCATCCCAATCACTTTCCGGTCGACTTCTTCTTGGGAATTTTATTTTCGATTCTGATTTATGGTCTTGCTCACTTGCGGCTGCCAGCACGGAATGGGATTTACCGGCGGAGCGCCAGATTCATGTCAAAGATCTCGTATAGCCTTTACTTGACCCACGGCCCGGTTTTTTGCCTGATGAGCGCGATCCTGGTCGGTAGTTGGAGGTTGTTGCCGATGGGCGGTCATGCCGTCGCAGTGTTGGCCGAAGCCTTAACGGTTGCCTTCCTAATCGCCTGCACTGTTCACTTCCTCTTCGAGTCGCGAACCGATCGGGTGCGGAGTTATCTGGAGGCGAGACTGCGGTGA
- a CDS encoding non-ribosomal peptide synthetase: protein MLRLFEERTRSQPDAIAISFAGRRVTYAQLDARANEIGCVLRNAKVTTESLVAIYLERSPELIASLLGVWKAGGAYLPIDPTNPRQRVEFTLKDSQVNYVLTERSLLDSLPPTSARVLCVEDVCGQLDTTASPLAPGTFVPADPMPDQLAYVIYTSGSTGKPKGAGVCHRGLLNVVQAIGKDLALEPEQVVLATATIVFDISNLELYVPLTAGATIHLMERHFAGDGPKLIEMIRSTSAALVFGTPTSWRLMLEAGWTGSPNLQIITGGEVLPLSLANTLTGLTRALWNHYGPTETSICATRERVLPGAELITLGWPIDNVSIYVLDEHQEPVPEGETGEIYIGGVGVGRGYINRPELTARTFLPDRFDKTPGARMYKTGDLGRLLPDGRLDFQGRADNQIKLRGFRIELEEIEAAIREYSGVHAAVVQVVEYGPDDQRLVAYFLSDELVTVIHLRDFLRQRLPYYMLPSELIPLATLPMTINGKIDRQALDAIRVEFEAQQHAEPTQLPADDLEGRLTMIWERLLKVHSIGPWDDFFDLGGHSLLATRMFTEIEKITGRNIPLSVLIQNPTVRQLANYIHNRPDIGWPGLVPLQDRGTMPPLFIAHGLGSNLLLFRELAEELGDNQPVYGIQLNAPANATLQELRLEAFAARFIDEILAVDALGPYYLAGHSLGGFLVFEIAAQLRARGKQIGMLALLDCDFHVAQRAENVPPPPQVALRDKLIYWRKKVSRLAEGGLINTTWRKILYNKLMLKIRLLRKVHKEGSFYPHVFGLDPYIALFAERYRPQAMEQDAVLFVAEDQLSPEAVGEGWLQVVKGRLDIQKVPGSHQTIFSRPNVGVLAEELEKRLNVSARSMREASLPAGKEGQEPRMKPLLECHGG from the coding sequence GTGCTCCGATTATTTGAAGAGCGTACGCGGTCGCAACCGGATGCGATTGCCATTTCGTTTGCCGGACGCAGGGTGACGTATGCCCAGCTGGATGCGAGGGCCAATGAAATCGGGTGTGTGCTACGCAATGCCAAAGTCACCACCGAGTCACTTGTCGCGATTTATCTGGAGCGATCTCCGGAGCTGATTGCCAGCCTGCTGGGGGTTTGGAAGGCGGGGGGTGCTTACCTGCCGATCGATCCCACGAATCCCCGTCAACGCGTCGAGTTCACCCTGAAGGATTCTCAGGTCAATTACGTCCTAACGGAACGGAGTCTGCTCGACTCCCTGCCCCCGACTAGCGCTCGAGTCCTGTGTGTCGAGGACGTTTGCGGGCAATTGGACACAACAGCAAGCCCGCTCGCACCGGGGACCTTCGTTCCCGCCGACCCGATGCCGGATCAATTGGCCTATGTGATTTATACCTCTGGCTCGACCGGAAAGCCCAAGGGGGCCGGCGTTTGCCACCGGGGGCTGTTGAATGTAGTCCAGGCAATCGGGAAGGACCTGGCGCTTGAACCGGAACAAGTGGTTTTGGCCACCGCAACGATTGTCTTCGATATATCAAATCTAGAGCTGTATGTTCCGTTGACGGCCGGGGCGACGATCCATCTGATGGAGCGGCATTTTGCCGGGGACGGTCCAAAGCTGATCGAGATGATTCGGAGCACGAGTGCAGCCCTGGTTTTCGGCACTCCGACGTCGTGGCGGCTTATGTTGGAGGCCGGCTGGACGGGTAGCCCCAATCTGCAGATCATTACGGGAGGGGAGGTTTTGCCCCTCTCGCTGGCGAATACGCTGACCGGGCTGACCCGGGCGTTGTGGAATCATTACGGGCCAACGGAAACCTCCATTTGCGCCACCCGCGAGCGAGTGTTACCTGGTGCGGAGCTGATCACTCTGGGCTGGCCGATCGACAATGTCAGCATTTATGTCCTAGACGAACACCAAGAGCCGGTACCAGAAGGCGAGACGGGCGAGATCTATATCGGCGGCGTGGGCGTCGGGCGAGGGTATATCAACCGTCCCGAGCTTACCGCCCGCACCTTTTTGCCGGACCGCTTTGACAAGACGCCCGGGGCGCGGATGTACAAGACCGGAGACCTGGGTCGACTGTTGCCTGACGGCCGGTTAGATTTCCAGGGCCGGGCCGACAATCAGATAAAGCTCCGAGGTTTCCGGATCGAGCTGGAGGAGATTGAAGCAGCGATCCGCGAGTACAGCGGTGTGCACGCGGCGGTCGTCCAGGTTGTCGAGTATGGCCCTGACGATCAGCGGCTGGTGGCCTATTTCCTTAGCGACGAGTTGGTGACCGTGATCCACTTGCGCGACTTTCTGCGTCAGCGGCTACCCTATTACATGCTGCCTTCGGAGCTGATTCCGCTCGCGACCCTGCCAATGACGATCAACGGAAAGATTGATCGGCAGGCACTGGATGCGATTCGAGTGGAGTTTGAGGCGCAGCAGCATGCCGAACCGACTCAGCTGCCGGCAGATGATCTCGAAGGGCGGCTGACCATGATCTGGGAGCGGCTTCTGAAGGTCCATAGCATAGGGCCCTGGGACGACTTTTTCGATCTCGGCGGCCATTCCCTGCTGGCGACAAGGATGTTTACGGAGATTGAAAAAATCACCGGCCGCAATATACCTTTGTCGGTGCTCATTCAAAATCCAACGGTCCGGCAGCTGGCCAACTACATCCATAACCGGCCCGACATCGGCTGGCCGGGGCTGGTTCCCCTTCAGGACCGGGGAACTATGCCTCCGCTCTTCATCGCCCACGGATTGGGCAGCAACCTCCTGCTTTTCCGAGAGCTAGCCGAGGAGCTAGGCGACAATCAGCCGGTTTACGGCATCCAGCTTAACGCGCCGGCGAACGCCACTTTGCAGGAGCTGAGGCTCGAGGCCTTCGCTGCGCGTTTCATCGATGAGATCCTGGCCGTGGACGCTCTGGGACCGTACTATCTTGCCGGCCACTCTCTCGGTGGATTTCTGGTTTTCGAGATCGCCGCACAGCTGCGCGCCCGCGGCAAGCAGATCGGGATGCTGGCGCTGCTGGACTGTGATTTCCACGTTGCCCAACGGGCCGAGAACGTTCCACCTCCCCCCCAGGTAGCGCTGCGCGATAAGCTGATTTACTGGAGGAAGAAAGTCAGCCGCCTCGCCGAGGGGGGCCTCATCAACACCACCTGGCGGAAGATCCTGTACAACAAGCTAATGTTGAAGATCCGCCTGCTGCGAAAGGTCCACAAGGAAGGATCCTTTTATCCCCATGTTTTTGGCTTGGATCCTTATATTGCATTGTTCGCCGAGCGGTACCGGCCGCAAGCCATGGAGCAGGACGCTGTCCTGTTCGTAGCGGAAGACCAGCTGTCTCCAGAGGCGGTCGGCGAAGGGTGGTTGCAGGTCGTAAAGGGGCGGTTGGACATCCAGAAGGTTCCTGGCTCGCATCAGACGATATTCTCTCGTCCGAATGTGGGTGTGCTCGCCGAGGAGTTGGAGAAGAGGCTCAACGTTTCGGCGCGTTCGATGCGCGAGGCATCGCTTCCAGCCGGCAAAGAGGGTCAGGAGCCTAGAATGAAACCCTTGCTGGAATGTCACGGAGGCTGA
- a CDS encoding DUF6875 domain-containing protein: MSSDFVLTPGGFRANLYSADEVRALNPGGTNDLLIETVDWCEHFLGRPSSLVGRTGNVCPFVPQAMMLGSLKFSVISLKNRGENAMTEIEEIVTAFREHFLANEKAHGKIDIFGSWVMIFPDITAEEASRVIDVPQRQLKPSFVREGLMLGEFHPISRSPGLRNSAFRPLRSPIPLLVIRHMVESDIDFLSRPFDPPLIRTQSLKSYLQFLGSSLSVASQVKAKEALKIAEADLSSETERREPSAC, from the coding sequence ATGTCATCAGATTTCGTCTTGACCCCCGGAGGCTTCAGGGCCAACCTGTATAGCGCCGACGAGGTGCGTGCCCTCAATCCGGGGGGAACGAACGATCTGCTCATCGAGACGGTGGATTGGTGCGAGCACTTTCTGGGGCGGCCGAGCAGCCTGGTGGGGCGAACCGGAAATGTGTGTCCGTTTGTGCCGCAGGCGATGATGCTCGGGTCGCTGAAGTTCTCTGTCATCTCGCTGAAGAACCGCGGGGAGAATGCGATGACCGAGATCGAGGAGATCGTCACTGCTTTCCGTGAGCATTTCCTGGCCAATGAAAAGGCTCACGGGAAGATCGATATCTTCGGCTCCTGGGTGATGATCTTTCCCGATATCACTGCGGAAGAGGCGTCGCGAGTGATCGACGTTCCCCAGCGACAGCTGAAACCTTCATTTGTCAGAGAGGGTTTGATGTTGGGTGAATTTCATCCCATCAGCCGCTCGCCGGGCCTTCGCAATTCGGCCTTTCGACCCTTGCGCAGTCCGATTCCGCTCCTGGTTATCCGACATATGGTAGAGTCGGACATTGATTTTCTCTCCCGTCCTTTCGATCCGCCGCTGATTCGCACCCAATCATTGAAGTCTTACCTGCAATTTCTCGGTTCTTCGCTCAGTGTCGCTAGTCAGGTTAAAGCGAAAGAAGCGTTGAAGATAGCTGAAGCTGATTTATCTTCCGAGACGGAACGGCGGGAGCCCAGCGCCTGTTAG
- a CDS encoding SIS domain-containing protein, which translates to MSSSEFTARYLAEAGTIAAAVDPDKIGRIVVLLREVRETGGRIFFLGAGGGAGNASHAVNDFRKIAGIESYSPSDNVSELTARINDDGWETAYANWLRGSRLNGKDVVFVFSVGGGSAEKGISVNLLNCLDLAREVGAKIIGIVGRDGGYTAAIGDEVIVIPALSADTVTPLTESFQAIIWHCIVSHPDLKLHAMKWESQG; encoded by the coding sequence TTGAGCTCGAGCGAATTTACGGCTCGTTATCTGGCCGAAGCGGGGACGATCGCAGCAGCCGTTGATCCAGATAAGATTGGCCGGATAGTCGTCCTGCTCCGCGAAGTTCGCGAGACTGGCGGCCGAATTTTCTTTCTTGGAGCGGGTGGCGGGGCTGGAAACGCAAGCCATGCGGTCAACGATTTTCGAAAGATCGCGGGCATTGAGTCCTATTCGCCCAGTGACAATGTCTCCGAACTTACCGCTCGGATCAATGATGATGGTTGGGAGACGGCTTACGCTAATTGGCTGCGGGGAAGTCGCCTCAATGGCAAAGATGTCGTCTTTGTCTTCTCCGTGGGCGGCGGCAGTGCGGAAAAGGGCATTAGCGTCAACCTGCTGAATTGCTTGGATCTGGCGCGAGAGGTAGGCGCAAAGATTATCGGAATCGTCGGACGGGACGGCGGATACACGGCGGCAATCGGCGACGAAGTCATCGTCATCCCGGCCTTGTCTGCGGACACGGTCACTCCGCTGACTGAGAGCTTTCAGGCGATCATCTGGCACTGCATCGTCTCTCATCCCGATCTCAAGCTGCACGCCATGAAGTGGGAATCGCAAGGGTGA
- a CDS encoding D-glycero-alpha-D-manno-heptose-1,7-bisphosphate 7-phosphatase, protein MSQRSAIFLDRDGVINRNVLDPLTHEYGAPLRAKDFELLPGVLPALATLQQAGFRLFLVSNQPNYAKGKSSLEELAAIHQCLASELGFAGIMFTEFYYCYHHPAGIEAGYSGHCDCRKPSPYFLLQAKVKFDLALEECWMVGDRESDIECGQAAGVRTIRVAEDLSAAGESNLIAADYQARSLADAVQIILTSQKRSLPELSSS, encoded by the coding sequence GTGAGTCAACGCTCGGCGATTTTTCTTGATCGCGATGGAGTGATCAACCGCAATGTTCTCGATCCCTTGACGCACGAGTATGGCGCTCCACTTCGAGCAAAGGACTTCGAGCTTCTGCCCGGAGTGCTTCCGGCGTTAGCCACCCTGCAGCAGGCTGGATTTCGTCTGTTCCTGGTTTCAAACCAGCCGAACTATGCGAAAGGAAAGAGCAGCCTTGAAGAGCTTGCCGCCATCCATCAATGTCTGGCCTCGGAACTAGGCTTCGCCGGCATCATGTTCACGGAATTCTATTATTGCTACCATCATCCGGCGGGAATTGAGGCTGGGTATTCCGGCCATTGCGACTGTCGAAAACCCTCCCCCTATTTTCTCCTGCAAGCGAAAGTCAAGTTTGATCTTGCTCTCGAGGAATGCTGGATGGTTGGGGACCGGGAGAGCGATATCGAGTGCGGGCAGGCCGCGGGGGTGCGAACGATTCGCGTCGCAGAGGACCTTTCAGCGGCCGGTGAGTCCAACCTGATTGCGGCTGATTACCAAGCCAGAAGCCTCGCTGATGCAGTTCAGATCATTTTGACCAGTCAAAAACGGTCGCTGCCGGAGCTAAGTTCCAGCTAG
- a CDS encoding sugar phosphate nucleotidyltransferase, with the protein MTRQEASAAPTVAILAGGLATRLQPLTNVIPKSMIPVGGDPFIAHQLASLARQDYRDVVICAGHLADQIASFVGDGAAFGCKLRYSLDGEQALGTGGAIRKALPLLGESFFVMYGDSYLMQPLAPVWQAFRQSRKAALMTILRNEGRWDASNVEFRGEEIIRYDKTGDRSGMHYIDYGVGCIRADAFSSWVNEGVVSEECFDLSRFYQDMTSKGELAAFEVKDRFYEIGSPQGLAETDMLIRQLHRREVDQ; encoded by the coding sequence ATGACTCGGCAAGAGGCTTCCGCGGCTCCGACAGTGGCGATCCTGGCGGGTGGGCTCGCGACCCGCCTGCAGCCTCTCACCAATGTCATTCCTAAATCAATGATCCCGGTTGGCGGCGACCCCTTCATCGCTCATCAACTCGCAAGCCTCGCTCGTCAGGACTATCGGGATGTGGTGATTTGCGCCGGACATCTCGCAGATCAGATTGCAAGTTTCGTGGGAGATGGAGCGGCATTCGGGTGCAAGTTACGTTACTCGTTGGATGGAGAGCAGGCGCTCGGCACCGGCGGGGCGATTCGGAAGGCTTTGCCGCTCCTGGGAGAATCCTTCTTCGTGATGTATGGGGACAGCTATCTGATGCAGCCGCTTGCGCCGGTCTGGCAGGCCTTTCGGCAATCTCGAAAAGCGGCGCTGATGACCATACTGCGCAACGAGGGCCGATGGGATGCGAGCAACGTGGAATTTCGTGGTGAAGAGATCATCCGCTACGACAAGACCGGCGATCGAAGCGGGATGCACTACATCGATTATGGTGTAGGTTGCATCCGCGCCGACGCCTTTTCGAGTTGGGTGAACGAAGGCGTGGTGAGCGAGGAATGTTTCGATCTCTCCCGGTTTTATCAGGATATGACGAGCAAGGGTGAGTTGGCCGCCTTTGAGGTAAAGGACCGTTTCTATGAAATCGGCTCTCCTCAGGGATTGGCAGAGACTGACATGCTGATCCGGCAACTTCATCGGCGAGAAGTAGACCAATGA
- a CDS encoding galactokinase codes for MILTRTPLRISIGGGGTDLPSYYREFGGFVVSAAIDKYVYVGVNRNFLSGYILKFSELEHSSSREAIRHPLVREALRLLDVEDGLEIVSIADVPGGTGLGSSGSFLVGLLHALHTYQGVQPKKAVTPETLATEATEIELTRLKRPVGKQDQFIAAYGGLLCQEYHPDETATVTPLRIAPRAIAELENSLMLFFVGQTRSSSLLLEDQRRKSEEGDSKIIDSLHFAKQLGLEIRDLLQAGEVRFFGPLMHEHWLRKRARSSGISTPSVDEAYELAMREGGATGGKLVGAEGGGFLLFQTEDRSRLRLAMAKTGMKEMPFRFDFEGSVVNLRHPFGASTEGDKTGS; via the coding sequence ATGATCCTGACGCGAACGCCCCTCCGCATCTCGATCGGAGGTGGAGGCACGGATCTGCCGTCTTACTATCGCGAGTTTGGCGGCTTTGTCGTTTCGGCGGCGATCGACAAGTACGTCTATGTCGGCGTCAACAGGAACTTTCTATCCGGATACATTTTGAAGTTTTCTGAGCTTGAGCACTCATCGTCGCGAGAGGCAATCCGTCACCCTTTGGTACGGGAAGCACTGAGGCTGCTGGACGTTGAGGACGGACTGGAGATTGTCAGCATCGCGGATGTTCCAGGAGGAACCGGCCTGGGATCATCCGGCAGCTTTTTAGTGGGGCTGTTGCATGCGCTTCATACTTACCAAGGGGTTCAGCCGAAGAAAGCCGTGACTCCCGAGACGCTGGCGACGGAGGCCACGGAGATCGAACTGACCCGGCTCAAGCGACCGGTCGGCAAACAGGATCAATTTATAGCGGCATACGGCGGTTTGTTGTGTCAGGAATACCATCCGGACGAAACGGCGACGGTCACGCCGCTTCGAATTGCACCCCGAGCCATTGCAGAGCTCGAGAATTCTCTCATGCTTTTTTTCGTGGGACAGACGCGGAGTTCCTCACTCTTGCTTGAAGACCAAAGGCGCAAGTCTGAAGAGGGCGACTCGAAGATAATCGACAGCCTCCACTTCGCCAAACAGCTGGGGCTCGAAATACGTGACCTGCTTCAAGCCGGCGAGGTGCGATTCTTTGGACCGTTGATGCACGAGCACTGGCTGCGAAAGAGGGCTCGCTCTTCCGGAATTTCTACCCCTTCTGTTGATGAGGCATATGAACTTGCTATGCGAGAAGGAGGCGCGACCGGCGGCAAACTGGTAGGCGCCGAGGGGGGCGGCTTCTTACTCTTCCAGACCGAAGATCGTAGCCGGCTTCGGCTGGCGATGGCGAAGACGGGGATGAAAGAGATGCCATTTCGCTTCGATTTCGAAGGTTCGGTTGTAAATCTGCGCCATCCTTTCGGAGCCTCTACAGAAGGCGATAAGACCGGCTCCTAG
- a CDS encoding efflux RND transporter periplasmic adaptor subunit, with the protein MKQELAIARSVYVATLMMTAFLATLFTAGCEKAKSDPAAEAPPAASVEHVNDQNVFQVDKPERFPLVAAIAHEATSTLNVTGAVNPDVSREIPVVSIASGRVVAVHVRLGDYVKKGQLIMEVQSTDISGAFDQYLKAVNDEHLANTQLERAKILYEKGAIAKSQLDIAQAGEDDAKADLVAAEQQLHVLGIDKNHPGETVKVYSPASGFIIQQNVTEASTAGVALAGSPNAFTIADLSHVWIICDVYENDIATVRLGQDVDVRLNAYPNRVLKGTVGDIGAVLDPTIRTGKVRIQVQNPGNLMRIGMFATATLHGKRLETHTAVPASAVLHLHDRDWVYVPDGDGKFRRVGVEGGDMLPGNMQEIKSGLNQGQQVVSNALELQNSAEQ; encoded by the coding sequence ATGAAGCAAGAGTTAGCGATCGCCAGGAGCGTTTATGTGGCGACACTGATGATGACGGCCTTCCTCGCCACCCTTTTCACCGCTGGTTGTGAGAAAGCAAAGAGCGATCCGGCGGCGGAGGCTCCTCCTGCAGCGTCTGTGGAGCATGTGAACGATCAGAATGTGTTCCAGGTAGATAAGCCGGAACGGTTTCCCTTGGTAGCGGCGATAGCGCATGAAGCGACTTCAACCCTCAACGTAACGGGGGCGGTCAATCCCGATGTTTCCCGAGAGATTCCTGTGGTTTCTATCGCCTCGGGACGGGTTGTGGCGGTCCATGTCCGGCTAGGCGACTACGTCAAGAAGGGCCAATTGATTATGGAGGTGCAGAGCACCGACATCAGTGGCGCGTTTGACCAGTACCTGAAAGCCGTGAATGACGAACATTTGGCCAACACGCAACTGGAGCGGGCCAAAATTCTCTACGAGAAAGGCGCGATCGCCAAGAGCCAGCTGGACATTGCTCAGGCTGGCGAGGATGACGCCAAGGCTGACCTGGTTGCGGCGGAGCAGCAGCTTCATGTTCTGGGCATCGACAAGAATCATCCCGGCGAGACCGTCAAGGTCTATTCGCCGGCATCCGGCTTCATCATTCAACAGAACGTGACCGAAGCGTCCACTGCCGGAGTTGCGCTCGCGGGTTCGCCGAACGCCTTCACGATCGCCGATCTCTCCCACGTCTGGATCATCTGCGATGTTTACGAAAACGACATTGCTACGGTGCGCCTCGGACAGGACGTCGATGTGCGGCTGAACGCGTATCCCAACCGAGTGCTGAAGGGAACAGTCGGCGACATCGGCGCCGTCCTCGACCCGACTATCCGCACTGGCAAAGTTCGTATCCAGGTGCAGAACCCGGGTAACCTGATGCGTATCGGCATGTTCGCGACAGCAACCCTCCACGGCAAGAGGCTGGAGACGCATACTGCGGTGCCCGCCTCTGCGGTGCTGCACCTGCACGATCGCGATTGGGTCTATGTACCGGATGGCGACGGCAAGTTTCGACGGGTGGGGGTCGAAGGCGGAGACATGTTGCCAGGCAACATGCAGGAGATCAAGTCCGGACTGAATCAAGGCCAGCAAGTGGTGTCGAACGCCCTCGAGCTGCAAAACTCGGCGGAGCAATAG